A portion of the Microbacterium hominis genome contains these proteins:
- a CDS encoding BNR-4 repeat-containing protein: MSTAPDIPASPAASVRRFVINDNGAWCWFQDERALVDPAARRLVVGTVAAPDGADGDRRSGNLELTVVDLDSGDTEIVVLHEAFEADDHNVPALWRRRDGRWLAMYAKHKTDDLLLWRISEVDDPTRWGPANFFDWSELTGGRGVTYANIHESDGRLWCFTRAINDDQCALVSDDDGNTWSFAGKLFTHPKVGYVNGYTRYASRDGRIDLVTTDHHPRDFDNSIYHGYLQDGRLHRSDGSVLDARALSGDAPSQVGLTTVLAAGSVVGDAELTHAWTSDIRTSADGTIVATLTARGDDVLETPEDAYERMRPVLDHRFVYARLAPGGSWQVHHLARAGAGLLPHEQDYTGLAAIDPYDLDTVYISTRFDPRSDVETSHHEIYRGHTVDGGASWTWTAVTADSTVDNLRPIVAPGDPDTIALLWFRGDMSASQHYRCEVVLQVEPRSPATR; this comes from the coding sequence GTGAGCACCGCACCCGACATCCCGGCGTCACCGGCCGCTTCCGTGCGACGCTTCGTCATCAATGACAACGGCGCGTGGTGCTGGTTCCAGGACGAACGCGCTCTCGTCGATCCCGCCGCCCGCCGCCTCGTCGTCGGCACCGTCGCCGCCCCCGACGGCGCCGACGGTGACCGGCGCTCCGGCAACCTCGAGCTCACCGTCGTCGACCTCGACAGCGGCGACACCGAGATCGTCGTGCTCCACGAGGCGTTCGAAGCGGACGATCACAACGTGCCCGCCCTGTGGCGGCGGCGCGACGGCCGATGGCTGGCGATGTACGCGAAGCACAAGACCGATGACCTGCTCCTGTGGCGCATCAGTGAGGTCGACGACCCCACCCGGTGGGGCCCGGCGAACTTCTTCGACTGGTCGGAGCTCACCGGCGGTCGCGGGGTGACGTATGCGAACATCCACGAGAGCGACGGCCGGCTGTGGTGCTTCACGCGAGCGATCAACGACGACCAGTGCGCGCTCGTGTCCGACGACGACGGGAATACGTGGTCGTTCGCCGGGAAGCTCTTCACGCACCCCAAGGTCGGCTACGTCAACGGCTACACCCGCTACGCGTCCCGCGACGGGCGCATCGACCTGGTGACGACCGACCACCACCCCCGCGATTTCGACAACTCGATCTATCACGGCTACCTGCAGGACGGACGGCTGCACCGCTCCGACGGTTCGGTGCTCGATGCGCGGGCGCTCTCCGGCGACGCGCCCTCCCAAGTGGGGCTCACCACGGTCCTGGCCGCCGGATCGGTCGTCGGTGACGCCGAACTGACCCATGCGTGGACGTCGGACATCCGCACCAGCGCGGACGGCACGATCGTCGCGACCCTGACGGCGCGCGGTGACGACGTGCTCGAGACACCGGAGGACGCCTACGAACGCATGCGCCCGGTGCTCGACCATCGGTTCGTCTACGCACGGCTCGCGCCCGGTGGCTCGTGGCAGGTCCACCACCTCGCTCGCGCAGGCGCGGGTCTGCTGCCCCACGAGCAGGACTACACCGGCCTCGCGGCGATCGATCCGTACGATCTCGACACCGTCTACATCTCCACACGCTTCGACCCGCGCAGCGACGTCGAGACCTCCCACCACGAGATCTACCGCGGTCACACCGTCGACGGCGGCGCATCGTGGACCTGGACCGCCGTCACCGCGGACTCCACGGTCGACAACCTGCGACCCATCGTCGCCCCCGGCGACCCCGACACGATCGCCTTGCTGTGGTTCCGCGGCGACATGTCCGCGTCCCAGCACTACCGCTGCGAGGTCGTGCTCCAGGTCGAGCCGCGCTCGCCGGCGACCCGCTGA
- the recQ gene encoding DNA helicase RecQ, with the protein MPPPDAAAPYGAPAPGPSLPEHRDFVGADPRAVLHEVYGYDEFRGTQAAIVEHVISGGDAVVLMPTGGGKSVCYQVPALVRPGTGLVISPLIALMHDQVDALVANGVRAAYLNSTQLPGERAAVERAYLAGELDLLYVAPERLNTEPMRRFLEKGTLSVIAIDEAHCVSQWGHDFRPDYLGLGDLAERFPGVPRLALTATATPATHREITERLQLPRAEHFVSSFDRPNIQYRIEAKTDPRRQLVGFIKSQPAGAAGIVYALSRKSVEQTAEYLRGQGVDALPYHAGLDASVRAANQSRFLRDDGVVMVATIAFGMGIDKPDVRFVAHIDLPKSVEGYYQETGRAGRDGDPAVAWMAYGLGDVVQQRRMIDQSPGDRSYKIRLGQHLDAMLGLCETVGCRRQNLLDYFGEPSQPCGNCDTCLEAPDTWDGLVPAQKLLSTIVRLQRERNQSFGAGHLIDILRGASTDRIRQQSHDTLSTYGLGADLSDQDWRSVIRQLLARGILVARGEYGTLALGEPAGGVLRGETAVPLRRDIIGRAGGTPRVRKVSASEAVAEGDRDLFEALREWRASVARELGVPAYIVFGDATLRALAEHRPASLGDLDGITGIGAKKREAYGEAVLEVVAAG; encoded by the coding sequence ATGCCGCCGCCCGACGCCGCGGCCCCGTACGGTGCCCCCGCCCCCGGCCCGAGCCTCCCGGAGCACCGGGACTTCGTCGGCGCCGACCCCCGCGCGGTGCTGCACGAGGTCTACGGCTACGACGAGTTCCGCGGCACGCAGGCGGCGATCGTCGAGCACGTGATCAGCGGCGGCGACGCGGTCGTGCTCATGCCCACCGGCGGCGGCAAGAGCGTCTGCTACCAGGTGCCGGCGCTGGTGCGCCCGGGCACCGGCCTCGTCATCAGCCCGCTCATCGCCCTCATGCACGACCAGGTCGACGCGCTCGTGGCCAACGGCGTGCGGGCCGCGTACCTCAACTCGACGCAGCTGCCGGGGGAGCGGGCCGCCGTCGAACGCGCGTACCTCGCCGGCGAGCTCGATCTGCTCTACGTCGCCCCCGAGCGGCTGAACACCGAGCCGATGCGGCGCTTCCTCGAGAAGGGCACGCTGAGCGTGATCGCCATCGACGAGGCGCACTGCGTCAGCCAGTGGGGCCACGACTTCCGGCCCGACTATCTCGGCCTCGGCGACCTCGCCGAGCGCTTCCCCGGCGTGCCCCGGCTCGCACTCACCGCGACGGCCACGCCCGCCACCCACCGCGAGATCACCGAGCGGCTCCAGCTGCCGCGTGCTGAGCACTTCGTCTCCAGCTTCGACCGGCCGAACATCCAGTACCGCATCGAGGCCAAGACCGACCCTCGTCGGCAGCTCGTCGGCTTCATCAAGAGCCAGCCGGCCGGCGCGGCGGGGATCGTCTACGCACTGAGCCGCAAGTCGGTCGAGCAGACGGCCGAGTACCTCCGCGGGCAGGGTGTCGACGCGCTGCCCTATCACGCGGGGCTCGATGCGAGCGTGCGCGCGGCGAACCAGTCGCGGTTCCTGCGCGACGACGGCGTCGTGATGGTGGCGACCATCGCGTTCGGCATGGGCATCGACAAGCCCGACGTGCGCTTCGTCGCCCACATCGACCTGCCGAAGTCCGTCGAGGGCTATTACCAGGAGACCGGCCGAGCCGGCCGCGACGGAGACCCCGCCGTGGCGTGGATGGCCTACGGACTCGGCGACGTCGTTCAGCAGCGGCGCATGATCGACCAGTCGCCGGGCGACCGCTCGTACAAGATCCGGCTCGGCCAGCACCTCGACGCCATGCTCGGGCTGTGCGAGACGGTGGGATGCCGCCGCCAGAACCTCCTGGACTACTTCGGCGAGCCCTCCCAGCCGTGCGGCAACTGCGACACCTGCCTCGAGGCGCCCGACACGTGGGACGGACTCGTCCCCGCCCAGAAGCTGCTCTCGACGATCGTGCGGCTGCAGCGCGAGCGCAATCAGTCGTTCGGTGCGGGCCACCTGATCGACATCCTCCGCGGTGCGTCGACCGACCGCATCCGGCAGCAGAGCCACGACACGCTCTCGACCTACGGCCTCGGTGCCGACCTGAGCGACCAGGACTGGCGGAGCGTCATCCGGCAGCTGCTCGCCCGCGGCATCCTCGTCGCCCGCGGCGAGTACGGCACCCTCGCCCTCGGCGAGCCGGCCGGCGGCGTGCTGCGCGGCGAGACCGCCGTGCCCCTGCGCCGCGACATCATCGGCCGCGCGGGCGGCACCCCGCGCGTGCGCAAGGTGTCGGCGTCGGAGGCCGTGGCCGAGGGCGATCGCGACCTGTTCGAGGCGCTCCGCGAGTGGCGTGCGAGTGTCGCGCGCGAGCTCGGCGTGCCCGCATACATCGTCTTCGGCGATGCCACGCTGCGCGCGCTCGCCGAGCACCGCCCCGCGAGCCTCGGCGATCTCGACGGCATCACCGGCATCGGCGCCAAGAAGCGCGAGGCCTACGGCGAGGCCGTGCTCGAGGTGGTCGCCGCGGGCTGA
- the uxaC gene encoding glucuronate isomerase codes for MSMPTTLANDRLLPADERTRDLAREIFAGIESAPILSPHGHVDPTLLADDVPFSDPTELLITRDHYVTRLLHAAGIPLADLGLDPQRPVDPRQPWRLLAENWHRFTGTASGYWITHELQTLFGVADEFGPDTADAIYDRIAVTLAEPAFRPRALFDRFGIEVLATTDDPLDDLAAHARLAADGTFRGRVLPTFRPDAYLDPEGADFADRVERLLAATGEERTFAGYLRALEARRAHFIAHGAVSADHGVLEPFTTDLDPAVAQSLFADAVAGRATAEQARLFRGHMLFQMARMSVADGLVMTVHPGVRRNHHRPTFQAYGADTGHDIPVRTEYTENLRPLLEAFGTAPGFHLVLFAVDETVYSREVAPLAGFYPSVYIGAPWWFLDAPDAILRWRSAVTETAGFYRSSGFIDDTRAFLSIPARHDTSRRLDAAFLARLVAEGRATLPQAHRIARDLVDALPREVFKL; via the coding sequence ATGTCGATGCCGACCACACTCGCGAACGATCGCCTCCTGCCCGCCGATGAGCGCACGCGCGACCTCGCCCGCGAGATCTTCGCGGGCATCGAGAGCGCCCCGATCCTGTCCCCGCACGGTCACGTCGACCCGACGCTGCTCGCCGACGACGTGCCCTTCTCCGACCCGACCGAGCTGCTCATCACGCGCGACCACTACGTCACGCGACTGCTCCACGCGGCCGGCATCCCGCTCGCCGACCTCGGGCTCGATCCTCAGCGTCCGGTCGACCCGCGGCAGCCGTGGCGTCTGCTCGCCGAGAACTGGCACCGCTTCACCGGGACGGCGAGCGGCTACTGGATCACCCACGAGCTGCAGACGCTGTTCGGGGTCGCCGACGAGTTCGGACCCGACACCGCCGACGCGATCTACGACCGCATCGCGGTCACGCTCGCCGAGCCCGCGTTCCGACCGCGCGCGCTGTTCGACCGGTTCGGCATCGAGGTGCTCGCCACCACCGACGACCCGCTCGACGACCTCGCCGCCCATGCGCGCCTCGCCGCTGACGGCACGTTCCGCGGGCGCGTGCTGCCCACCTTCCGCCCCGACGCCTACCTCGACCCCGAGGGCGCCGACTTCGCGGACCGCGTCGAGCGCCTCCTCGCCGCCACCGGCGAGGAGCGCACGTTCGCCGGCTACCTGCGCGCCCTCGAAGCGCGCCGCGCCCACTTCATCGCCCACGGCGCCGTCTCGGCCGACCACGGGGTGCTCGAGCCGTTCACGACCGACCTCGATCCGGCCGTCGCACAGTCGCTGTTCGCCGACGCGGTCGCGGGCCGTGCGACCGCCGAGCAGGCTCGCCTGTTCCGCGGGCACATGCTGTTCCAGATGGCGCGCATGAGCGTCGCCGACGGGCTGGTCATGACCGTGCACCCCGGCGTGCGCCGCAACCACCACCGCCCGACCTTCCAGGCCTACGGCGCCGACACCGGTCACGACATCCCCGTGCGCACCGAGTACACCGAGAACCTCCGCCCGCTGCTCGAGGCCTTCGGCACCGCACCCGGGTTCCACCTGGTGCTGTTCGCCGTCGACGAGACCGTCTACTCCCGCGAGGTCGCGCCGCTCGCCGGCTTCTACCCGAGCGTCTACATCGGCGCACCGTGGTGGTTCCTCGACGCCCCCGACGCGATCCTGCGCTGGCGCAGCGCCGTGACCGAGACCGCGGGCTTCTACCGCTCGAGCGGCTTCATCGACGACACGCGCGCCTTCCTGTCGATCCCGGCCCGCCACGACACCTCCCGCCGATTGGATGCCGCCTTCCTCGCGCGCCTGGTCGCCGAGGGTCGCGCCACCCTGCCGCAGGCCCACCGCATCGCGCGCGACCTCGTCGACGCGCTCCCCCGAGAGGTGTTCAAGCTGTGA
- a CDS encoding mannitol dehydrogenase family protein, with the protein MTVPLTRDALAARTGIDADAAPVRIVHLGLGHFFRAHQAWYTARSVDAAEWGIAAFTGRSAGIADTLQGQDGLFALVERGAEGDGVEIVTSLVEARPGTDTARLVELVADPAVAVITLTVTESGYRLTPDGTPDLGDAALAADLEVLRGGSSADRGPQTALGRLVLALDARRRADAGPIAVVSCDNIPGNGAFVRRGATALAEAIDPALADWMRTEVSFVSTSVDRITPHGDESPGAVADAGWEDHAAVVTEPFADWVLAGDFPAGRPEWESAGARFVDDIEPWEHRKLWLLNGAHSILTFAGLPRGLETVADATADAHCRALVEAFWSEAVQCLPAGTEHVHYREQLIERFSNPRIVHRLSQIAAEATVKAQFRFAAVAERSVAAGRDAEGSLQALGTWIAWVLDGPSAPDARADEVAAAAASIDPVRSLLGLVSPMLAADTVAVARVRAAASLRPTLARRAS; encoded by the coding sequence GTGACTGTTCCGCTCACCCGCGACGCGCTCGCCGCGCGCACCGGCATCGACGCCGACGCCGCCCCGGTACGCATCGTGCACCTGGGCCTCGGCCACTTCTTCCGCGCCCACCAGGCCTGGTACACCGCCCGATCGGTGGATGCCGCGGAGTGGGGCATCGCCGCCTTCACGGGGCGCAGCGCCGGCATCGCCGACACGCTCCAGGGGCAGGACGGCCTGTTCGCGCTCGTCGAGCGCGGCGCCGAGGGTGACGGCGTCGAGATCGTCACGAGTCTCGTCGAGGCCCGCCCCGGCACCGACACCGCGCGCCTGGTCGAACTCGTCGCCGACCCCGCCGTCGCGGTCATCACGCTGACGGTCACCGAGAGCGGCTACCGGCTGACCCCCGACGGCACGCCCGATCTCGGCGACGCGGCACTTGCCGCCGACCTCGAGGTGCTGCGCGGCGGCTCCTCCGCAGACCGCGGGCCGCAGACCGCGCTCGGCCGACTGGTGCTCGCCCTCGACGCCCGCCGGCGGGCCGACGCGGGGCCGATCGCCGTCGTGTCGTGCGACAACATCCCCGGCAACGGCGCGTTCGTGCGCCGCGGGGCGACCGCCCTCGCCGAGGCGATCGACCCGGCGCTGGCCGACTGGATGCGCACCGAGGTCTCCTTCGTGAGCACGTCGGTCGACCGCATCACCCCGCACGGCGACGAGTCGCCCGGAGCCGTCGCCGACGCCGGGTGGGAGGACCACGCCGCCGTCGTCACCGAGCCGTTCGCCGACTGGGTGCTCGCCGGAGACTTCCCCGCCGGCCGGCCGGAGTGGGAGAGCGCGGGCGCCCGCTTCGTCGACGACATCGAGCCCTGGGAGCACCGCAAGCTCTGGCTGCTCAACGGCGCGCACAGCATCCTCACGTTCGCGGGACTGCCGCGCGGTCTCGAGACGGTGGCCGACGCCACCGCCGACGCCCACTGCCGTGCTCTGGTCGAGGCGTTCTGGTCCGAGGCGGTGCAGTGCCTCCCGGCCGGCACCGAGCACGTCCATTACCGCGAGCAGCTGATCGAGCGGTTCTCGAACCCGCGCATCGTGCACCGCCTCTCGCAGATCGCCGCCGAGGCCACGGTGAAGGCGCAGTTCCGCTTCGCCGCGGTCGCCGAGCGCTCGGTCGCGGCCGGTCGTGACGCCGAGGGCTCGCTGCAGGCGCTCGGCACCTGGATCGCATGGGTGCTCGACGGCCCGTCGGCGCCCGACGCCCGCGCCGACGAGGTCGCCGCCGCCGCGGCATCCATCGATCCCGTCCGCAGCCTCCTCGGCCTCGTCTCGCCGATGCTGGCGGCCGACACCGTCGCCGTCGCGCGCGTGCGCGCCGCGGCATCCCTCCGTCCCACGCTCGCCCGACGCGCGAGCTGA
- the manD gene encoding D-mannonate dehydratase ManD, translating into MIIDKAEVIVTSPDRNFVTLKITTADGLTGLGDATLNGRELAVVSYLTEHVVPLLIGSDAAKIEDTWQFLYRSAYWRRGPVTMASIAAVDMALWDIKGKAAGMPVYQLLGGASRTGLLAYGHASGKELPELFDSVRSHLEQGYKAIRIQTGVPGLKAIYGIASQSADTGGGEARYDHEPARRGAKPVQEDWDTRAYLNHLPGVFEAVRNEFGPDIPLLHDGHHRMTPLQAAKLGKSLEPYDLFWLEDCTPAENQEALRLVRQHTTTPLAIGEIFNTIWDFKDLIRDQQIDYVRGAVTHMGGISPLKKTLEYAAMYQVKSGMHGPTDISPVGMAAAMHLGLSIHNFGIQEYMKHGQKTDQVFEQSFSWQGGLLHPGDKPGLGVELNLDEAGKYPYEQAYLPYNRLADGTVHDW; encoded by the coding sequence ATGATCATCGACAAGGCCGAGGTGATCGTCACCAGCCCCGACCGCAACTTCGTGACCCTGAAGATCACGACCGCCGACGGCCTCACCGGCCTCGGCGACGCCACCCTCAACGGGCGCGAGCTCGCCGTGGTCTCCTACCTCACCGAGCACGTGGTGCCGCTGCTGATCGGCAGCGATGCCGCGAAGATCGAGGACACCTGGCAGTTCCTCTACCGCTCCGCCTACTGGCGTCGCGGCCCGGTCACGATGGCCTCGATCGCCGCCGTCGACATGGCGCTGTGGGACATCAAGGGCAAGGCGGCCGGGATGCCGGTGTACCAGCTGCTCGGCGGCGCCAGCCGCACCGGCCTGCTCGCCTACGGTCACGCCTCGGGCAAGGAGCTCCCCGAACTGTTCGACAGCGTGCGCTCGCACCTGGAGCAGGGGTACAAGGCGATCCGCATCCAGACCGGCGTGCCGGGGCTGAAGGCGATCTACGGCATCGCGTCGCAGTCCGCCGACACCGGCGGCGGCGAGGCCCGGTACGACCACGAGCCCGCGCGCCGGGGCGCGAAGCCGGTGCAGGAGGACTGGGACACCCGCGCCTACCTGAACCACCTCCCCGGGGTGTTCGAGGCGGTCCGCAACGAGTTCGGCCCCGACATCCCGCTGCTGCACGACGGCCATCACCGCATGACGCCCCTCCAGGCGGCGAAGCTCGGCAAGTCGCTGGAGCCGTACGACCTGTTCTGGCTGGAGGACTGCACGCCGGCCGAGAACCAGGAGGCGCTGCGCCTGGTGCGCCAGCACACCACGACGCCGCTCGCGATCGGGGAGATCTTCAACACGATCTGGGACTTCAAAGACCTCATCCGCGACCAGCAGATCGACTACGTGCGCGGCGCGGTCACCCACATGGGCGGTATCTCGCCGTTGAAGAAGACGCTGGAGTACGCGGCGATGTATCAGGTGAAGTCGGGCATGCACGGCCCGACCGACATCTCGCCGGTCGGCATGGCCGCCGCGATGCACCTGGGCCTGTCGATCCACAACTTCGGCATCCAGGAGTACATGAAGCACGGGCAGAAGACCGACCAGGTCTTCGAGCAGTCCTTCTCGTGGCAGGGCGGACTGCTGCACCCGGGCGACAAGCCGGGCCTCGGCGTCGAGCTCAACCTCGACGAGGCCGGCAAGTACCCGTACGAGCAGGCCTACCTGCCCTACAACCGCCTCGCGGACGGCACCGTGCACGACTGGTGA
- a CDS encoding MFS transporter codes for MDEITKPLDATQAQKTYGTDTATVPTQKVKGRPGGLVALAFANIVDGFEGGLVNTLFPVIRDALGLQTSALGILTAMSRFARMLFGPIWAAAADRFGRKKVLFIATGLWGLWTVAAGFAQDSTQLFILYGIGVIGTVASEPITNGLIVDMYRSKERGRAFGILRTLGMIASVVATPLIGQFANIDEGWRYGMFAMGGISVVSGVLILLFVHEPKKHTPVGAIDPDAMKFTFRDAVGLFRTRTILFMAVQVMLTTSLVLFAFFITFWVDDRGWGVADAALLMSVYMLGAVISGFVGGFLGDWFEKRFGFKGRVMMMQGYLVGYAISTALLFQIDWGMGVAVYVAVFFTGLLSSIGHPGAVLPIVGSVVHKSVVATAYALIFSFIQGLFAALLSLAFGFLADSLGLQALMFWIISVPYAINAVLWTVMYRIYPKDAEKQRALDEAEESAVATAAAE; via the coding sequence ATGGATGAGATCACCAAGCCGCTCGACGCCACCCAGGCGCAGAAGACCTACGGCACCGACACCGCGACCGTCCCGACGCAGAAGGTGAAGGGCCGCCCGGGCGGGCTCGTCGCCCTCGCCTTCGCGAACATCGTCGACGGGTTCGAAGGCGGGCTCGTCAACACGCTGTTCCCCGTGATCCGCGACGCGCTGGGGCTGCAGACGAGCGCCCTCGGCATCCTGACGGCGATGAGCCGCTTCGCCCGCATGCTCTTCGGTCCGATCTGGGCCGCTGCCGCCGACCGCTTCGGCCGCAAGAAGGTGCTGTTCATCGCCACCGGCCTCTGGGGTCTGTGGACGGTCGCCGCCGGCTTCGCGCAGGATTCGACGCAGCTGTTCATCCTCTACGGCATCGGCGTCATCGGCACCGTCGCGAGCGAGCCGATCACCAACGGCCTCATCGTCGACATGTACCGCTCGAAGGAGCGCGGCCGCGCGTTCGGCATCCTCCGAACCCTGGGCATGATCGCCTCGGTGGTCGCCACTCCGCTGATCGGCCAGTTCGCGAACATCGACGAGGGCTGGCGCTACGGCATGTTCGCGATGGGCGGCATCAGCGTCGTGTCCGGCGTCCTCATCCTGCTCTTCGTGCACGAGCCGAAGAAGCACACGCCGGTCGGCGCGATCGATCCCGACGCCATGAAGTTCACCTTCCGCGACGCCGTCGGCCTGTTCCGCACCCGCACGATCCTCTTCATGGCCGTGCAGGTGATGCTCACCACGAGCCTCGTGCTGTTCGCCTTCTTCATCACGTTCTGGGTCGACGACCGCGGCTGGGGCGTCGCCGACGCGGCGCTTCTCATGTCGGTCTACATGCTGGGCGCTGTCATCAGCGGCTTCGTGGGCGGCTTCCTCGGCGACTGGTTCGAGAAGCGGTTCGGGTTCAAGGGCCGCGTCATGATGATGCAGGGCTACCTGGTGGGCTACGCGATCTCGACCGCGCTGCTGTTCCAGATCGACTGGGGCATGGGCGTCGCCGTCTACGTCGCGGTGTTCTTCACGGGTCTGCTCAGCTCCATCGGCCACCCCGGGGCGGTGCTGCCGATCGTCGGCTCGGTCGTGCACAAGAGCGTCGTAGCCACCGCCTACGCCCTGATCTTCTCGTTCATCCAGGGTCTGTTCGCGGCCCTGCTCAGCCTCGCGTTCGGCTTCCTGGCCGATTCGCTCGGCCTGCAGGCGCTCATGTTCTGGATCATCTCGGTGCCCTACGCGATCAACGCCGTGCTGTGGACCGTGATGTACCGCATCTACCCCAAGGACGCCGAGAAGCAGCGCGCCCTCGATGAGGCGGAGGAGTCCGCGGTCGCCACGGCCGCGGCAGAGTAA
- a CDS encoding sugar phosphate isomerase/epimerase family protein — MTETLTAPDPTTAPAGTVTWTLSGFGDEIDPEPATQTAVLAALGARHIEVRSAWGVNVIDLDDDQIAALRGVLDRAGFQASAIGSPIGKVDVALDADLEVQRLRRVIRVAHALETPNIRIFSFFRAPGRTPEEIRDDVLVRMRLLADEAEREGITLLHENEKDIYGDIPSRVHDVVESVGSSALRLAWDNANFVQVGVKPFTDGWALLRPYVDYLQVKDALAATGEVVPAGEGDGELRETLTALRDEGYAGFASLEPHLAAGFELGGFSGPYEFGRAARAFRSLTDDLGVALA; from the coding sequence GTGACCGAAACGCTGACCGCCCCCGACCCGACGACCGCCCCCGCCGGCACCGTCACCTGGACCCTGTCCGGCTTCGGCGACGAGATCGACCCGGAGCCGGCGACCCAGACCGCGGTGCTCGCGGCTCTCGGCGCCCGTCACATCGAGGTGCGCTCCGCGTGGGGCGTCAACGTCATCGACCTCGACGACGATCAGATCGCGGCCCTGCGGGGCGTGCTCGACCGGGCCGGATTCCAGGCGTCGGCGATCGGGTCGCCGATCGGCAAGGTGGATGTCGCGCTCGACGCCGATCTCGAGGTGCAGCGTCTGCGCCGCGTGATCCGCGTGGCCCACGCCCTCGAGACGCCGAACATCCGCATCTTCTCCTTCTTCCGCGCTCCCGGCCGCACCCCCGAGGAGATCCGCGACGACGTGCTCGTGCGGATGCGGCTGCTCGCCGACGAGGCCGAGCGCGAGGGCATCACGCTCCTCCACGAGAACGAGAAGGACATCTACGGCGACATCCCCTCCCGCGTGCACGACGTCGTCGAGTCGGTGGGCTCGTCGGCGTTGCGCCTGGCCTGGGACAACGCGAACTTCGTGCAGGTGGGGGTCAAGCCCTTCACCGACGGCTGGGCGCTGCTGCGTCCCTACGTGGACTACCTCCAGGTCAAGGACGCGCTCGCCGCCACCGGCGAGGTCGTGCCCGCCGGTGAGGGCGACGGCGAGCTGCGCGAGACGCTGACCGCGCTGCGCGACGAGGGCTACGCGGGCTTCGCGTCGCTGGAGCCGCACCTGGCGGCGGGCTTCGAGCTGGGCGGCTTCTCGGGGCCGTACGAGTTCGGCCGCGCGGCGCGCGCGTTCCGGTCGCTGACCGACGACCTCGGGGTGGCTCTCGCATGA
- a CDS encoding Gfo/Idh/MocA family protein encodes MTAPLRVAVIGLGDISTVHLAAIADSADAVLVGVCDPDDVRRDAVATAAGVEGYADHRDLLDRAAPDVVHICTPHFTHSDIAVDALERGVNVILEKPLAATRDEGQRVVDAAATSTARIAVCFQNRYNTAVQRAKEILDSGELGAVRGAWATVLWHRSPDYYRASPWRGTWAGGGGGLLMNQAIHTVDLVQWLVGEVTHVAGSAGTRALGDTIEVEDTADLVLTHANGARSVLFATVAHIDNEPVAIEITAEHGRLILKGDLEIIRADGSREIVSEDAMGTGERAYWGGAHVRLITDFHRSLGEPGPFWIDAAAAQKSLEIIQDVYDQSFPHRRVPAPASHEWSTTS; translated from the coding sequence ATGACCGCTCCGCTGCGGGTGGCCGTCATCGGCCTCGGCGACATCTCCACCGTGCACCTGGCCGCCATCGCCGATTCCGCCGACGCCGTGCTCGTCGGCGTCTGCGACCCCGACGACGTCCGCCGCGATGCCGTCGCGACCGCCGCCGGCGTCGAAGGCTACGCCGATCACCGCGACCTGCTCGACCGCGCCGCCCCCGATGTCGTGCACATCTGCACGCCCCACTTCACGCACTCCGACATCGCGGTCGACGCCCTCGAGCGCGGGGTGAACGTGATCCTCGAGAAGCCCCTGGCGGCGACCCGGGACGAGGGTCAACGGGTGGTGGATGCCGCGGCCACGAGCACCGCGCGCATCGCGGTCTGCTTCCAGAACCGCTACAACACCGCGGTGCAGCGTGCGAAGGAGATCCTCGACTCCGGGGAGCTCGGCGCGGTGCGCGGGGCGTGGGCGACCGTGCTGTGGCACCGCTCGCCCGACTACTACCGCGCGAGCCCCTGGCGCGGCACCTGGGCGGGCGGCGGCGGAGGCCTGCTCATGAACCAGGCGATCCACACCGTCGATCTCGTGCAGTGGCTCGTCGGCGAGGTGACGCACGTGGCCGGCAGCGCCGGCACCCGCGCCCTCGGCGACACCATCGAGGTCGAGGACACCGCCGACCTGGTGCTCACTCACGCGAACGGCGCACGCAGCGTGCTGTTCGCCACCGTCGCGCACATCGACAACGAACCGGTCGCGATCGAGATCACCGCCGAGCACGGCCGGCTCATCCTCAAGGGCGACCTCGAGATCATCCGCGCCGACGGCTCGCGCGAGATCGTCTCCGAAGACGCCATGGGCACCGGCGAACGCGCCTACTGGGGCGGCGCGCACGTACGCCTCATCACCGACTTCCACCGATCGCTCGGCGAACCGGGCCCCTTCTGGATCGACGCCGCCGCAGCCCAGAAGAGCCTGGAGATCATCCAGGACGTCTACGACCAGTCCTTCCCCCACCGGCGCGTGCCGGCACCGGCATCCCACGAATGGAGCACCACGTCATGA